One part of the Haliaeetus albicilla chromosome 27, bHalAlb1.1, whole genome shotgun sequence genome encodes these proteins:
- the RUFY1 gene encoding RUN and FYVE domain-containing protein 1 isoform X3 has protein sequence MEERANLMNMMKLSIKILIQSALSLGRTLDSDFPPLQQFFVVLEHCLKHGLKVKKTFIGQNKSFFGPLELVEKLCPEASDIATSVKNLPELKTAVGRGRAWLYLALMQKKLADYLKVLLDHKHLLSEFYEPDALMMEEEGAVIVGLLVGLNVIDANLCLKGEDLDSQVGVIDFSLYLKETQDSDGKQDGGITAVLDQKHYVEELNRHLSCTVADLQNKIDCLEKTNSKLQEELAAATDRIGSLQEEQQQLKQQNELIRERSEKSVEVTKEDTKVELDTYKQSRQGLDEMYSDVWKQLKEEKKIRLELEKELELQIGMKTEMEIAMKLLEKDTHEKQDTLVALRQQLEEVKAINLQMFHKSQNAECSLQQKTEAISSFEGKTNEMLSSMKQMEERLQHAEKARQTAEERCNKMKQELAGRLDTCRQQMSQLDSKCSTLEKELKSEKEQRQTLQRELHQEKDATTLLKTELQQMEGLKKELRKLQDEKQQLEKVCEEQEQALQEMGLHLSQSKLKMEDIKEVNKALKGHTWLKDDEATHCKQCEKEFSISRRKAAVLILSVCSITAETVGTSSATPAPVMNLHCHRIPNLSVFAILVTLYSFSAVRPIPPKAFVTLTTLTLESSHYFFFNSEFQASSVQQTVWSLLFSTVRAV, from the exons TGAAGAAGACTTTTATTGGACAGAACAAATCGTTTTTTGGTCCTTTGGAGCTAGTGGAAAAACTTTGTCCTGAAGCGTCAGATATAGCAACTAGCGTTAAAAATCTGCCAGAGTTGAA GACTGCTGTGGGAAGAGGAAGGGCGTGGCTTTATCTAGCACTCATGCAAAAGAAACTGGCAGATTATCTCAAAGTACTCTTGGACCATAAGCATCTATTAAG TGAATTTTATGAACCTGATGCGTTGAtgatggaggaggaaggagcagtcATTGTGGGTCTGCTAGTTGGACTGAATGTTATTGATGCAAACCTTTGCTTGAAAGGAGAAGACTTGGATTCCCAG gtTGGAGTGATTGATTTTTCCTTGTACCTTAAGGAAACACAGGACAGTGATGGCAAACA AGATGGAGGGATTACAGCTGTCCTTGACCAGAAGCATTATGTGGAAGAGCTCAACCGACATCTAAG TTGCACGGTTGCGGATCTTCAGAACAAAATAGACTGTTTAGAAAAGACCAATTCAAAACTCCAGGAAGAG CTTGCAGCAGCAACTGACCGAATTGGATCACTtcaggaagagcagcagcagttaaaacaacaaaatgaatTAATTCGTGAACGGAGTGAAAAAAGTGTAGAG GTAACGAAAGAGGATACAAAAGTAGAATTGGATACTTACAAGCAGTCACGCCAGGGTCTTGATGAAATGTACAGTGATGTTTGGAAGCagttgaaagaagaaaaaaaaattaggctg GAACTAGAGAAAGAGTTGGAGCTACAAATtggaatgaaaacagaaatggaaattgcCATGAAACTTCTGGAAAAAGATACTCATGAAAAACAAGACACTTTAGTTGCACTTCGCCAACAGTTAGAAGAAGTGAAGGCTATTAACTTGCAGATGTTTCACAAATCTCAG AATGCAGAGTGTTCATtacaacagaaaacagaagcaatatcctcttttgaaggaaaaacaaatgagatGTTGTCCTCTATGAAACAAATGGAAGAGAG ATTGCAGCATGCAGAAAAGGCAAGGCAGACTGCAGAAGAAAGATGCAACAAGATGAAGCAAGAGCTTGCTGGCAGGCTTGACACTTGTCGGCAACAGATGTCCCAACTGGATAGTAAATG ctcaACTCTGGAAAAGGAGTTAAAAtctgaaaaggaacagagaCAAACTTTGCAAAGAGAACTACACCAAGAGAAGGATGCTACCACTCTGCTTAAAACAGAATTGCAACAAATGGAAGGACTGAAAAAG GAACTGAGAAAACTGCAAGATGAGAAGCAGCAGTTAGAGAAAGTCTGTGAGGAGCAGGAGCAAGCTCTTCAAGAAATGGGACTTCATCTCAGCCA atCAAAGTTGAAGATGGAAGATATTAAAGAAGTAAATAAAGCACTAAAG GGCCATACCTGGCTGAAGGATGATGAAGCAACACACTGCAAGCAATGTGAAAAGGAATTCTCTATCTCGAGAAGGAAG GCAGCTGTGCTTATTCTCTCTGTTTGTAGCATCACTGCAGAAACTGTGGGGACATCTTCTGCAACACCTGCTCCAGTAATGAACTTGCACTGCCATCGTATCCCAAACCTGTCCGTGTTTGCGATACTTGTCACACTTTACTCCTTCAGCGCTGTTCGTCCAATTCCTCCTAAGGCTTTCGTAACCTTGACCACCCTAACGTTGGAAAGtagccattattttttttttaattctgaattcCAGGCATCTTCTGTGCAGCAGACTGTCTGGTCTCTACTGTTTTCCACTGTAAGAGCAGTGTGA